In Vibrio sp. JC009, a single window of DNA contains:
- a CDS encoding LacI family DNA-binding transcriptional regulator, which yields MATIKEIAALADTSISSVSRVINNSGYVREEVRIRIQKVLDETGYRPNALAKALHSKRSQTIGVILPKINATSSSENIAGIDEYFDANGYNIILGNSSHSVKRELEYLDLFTEKQVDGIILIATTLTAEHREKFQKLGKPVVVMGQRTHDDAPCVLFDEAAAVETMVDHLVDWNHKNIAFIGVSEQDIAVGIDRKQGYLNGLQKHGLEQSDSLIVLGNFTIESGYNACKQLIEEKKQTPDAIFAVNDKMAIGAVNYLIEHGYKIPQDISICGVGGGEASAHYNPKITSLVYDFKESGRVSAELLHQMIEKKGCDLKGHVSFVPFHLAVRESTIKR from the coding sequence ATGGCCACCATAAAAGAAATTGCGGCTCTGGCAGACACATCAATTTCCAGCGTTTCCCGTGTTATCAATAACTCCGGTTATGTCCGTGAAGAAGTACGGATCCGCATTCAGAAAGTTCTGGACGAAACCGGCTATCGCCCCAATGCCCTTGCCAAAGCGCTGCACTCTAAACGCAGCCAGACCATTGGGGTGATCCTTCCTAAAATTAACGCCACCTCTTCCAGTGAAAATATCGCCGGTATCGATGAATACTTCGATGCTAACGGCTACAACATCATCCTTGGTAACTCCAGCCACAGCGTAAAAAGAGAGCTGGAGTATCTTGATCTCTTTACCGAAAAACAGGTTGACGGAATTATTCTGATCGCCACAACGCTAACCGCAGAACACAGAGAAAAGTTCCAAAAGCTGGGAAAGCCGGTGGTGGTTATGGGCCAGCGTACTCACGATGATGCACCATGCGTACTGTTTGACGAAGCCGCAGCAGTGGAAACCATGGTCGACCACCTGGTGGACTGGAACCACAAAAACATCGCTTTTATCGGAGTAAGTGAACAGGATATCGCAGTTGGTATCGACCGCAAGCAGGGCTACCTGAACGGACTGCAAAAGCACGGCTTAGAGCAGAGCGACTCGCTTATTGTTCTGGGTAACTTTACTATCGAAAGTGGTTACAACGCCTGCAAACAGCTGATAGAAGAGAAGAAACAGACACCTGACGCCATTTTTGCCGTAAACGACAAAATGGCAATCGGCGCGGTAAACTACCTGATTGAGCACGGCTACAAAATCCCTCAGGATATCAGCATCTGCGGTGTCGGCGGTGGTGAAGCTTCCGCTCACTATAACCCTAAGATCACCTCGCTGGTGTATGACTTTAAAGAATCAGGCCGGGTGAGCGCAGAGCTTCTGCATCAGATGATTGAGAAGAAGGGCTGTGATCTTAAGGGACATGTCAGCTTTGTGCCGTTTCATCTTGCTGTCCGCGAAAGTACAATCAAAAGATAA
- a CDS encoding phosphate/phosphite/phosphonate ABC transporter substrate-binding protein — protein sequence MFAIFRRISVSFFGIILSFFLCSSSLSASQEAEAIARENTLVIGEISSNPKKAFKRTQPIADYLAANLQKHNISAARVVVAKNMTQMKRWLRNGQVDLVSETVFAAHELLDSTEARLLARRWKSGVSEYSTVFFSKKENGVNSLDDLIGKTIVFEDRGSTSAFLIPASILIEQGYELYELTSPRELPPEGKVGYFFSDEFSRSGGESNMMSWVHRNIVASAAFSNLDWNKEIPEPVQKQLQIIYTSHPVPRALMLARPDMPAELENDILQLLLSAHETEQGRKALKAYKKTKKFDAISPDVKESIKWAGERMALLNEFMAY from the coding sequence ATGTTCGCTATTTTTCGTCGTATCAGCGTTTCATTTTTTGGCATAATTTTGTCGTTTTTCCTTTGTTCTTCATCACTTTCTGCATCTCAGGAAGCTGAAGCCATAGCGCGGGAAAATACTCTGGTTATCGGCGAAATCAGCAGTAACCCAAAAAAAGCGTTTAAACGGACGCAGCCTATTGCTGACTATCTTGCCGCTAATCTGCAAAAGCATAATATCTCCGCTGCCCGTGTGGTTGTGGCAAAGAACATGACTCAGATGAAACGCTGGCTGCGTAACGGACAGGTGGATCTTGTATCTGAAACGGTATTCGCTGCTCATGAGTTACTTGATAGTACGGAGGCGCGCTTACTAGCCAGACGTTGGAAAAGTGGTGTGAGCGAATACTCCACGGTATTTTTTTCAAAAAAAGAGAATGGTGTGAACTCTTTGGATGACCTGATCGGTAAAACAATCGTATTTGAAGACAGAGGGTCAACCAGTGCGTTTCTGATTCCTGCCTCTATTCTTATTGAACAGGGTTACGAGCTGTATGAGTTAACGTCTCCGCGCGAGTTACCGCCTGAAGGGAAAGTGGGTTATTTTTTCTCTGACGAGTTTTCCCGCTCCGGTGGTGAGTCCAATATGATGAGTTGGGTGCACAGAAATATCGTCGCTTCTGCTGCATTCAGTAACCTTGACTGGAACAAAGAGATACCTGAGCCCGTGCAGAAACAGCTTCAAATTATTTACACCAGTCACCCGGTACCGCGAGCACTAATGTTAGCTCGCCCGGACATGCCAGCTGAGCTGGAAAATGACATTTTGCAGTTGCTGCTTTCGGCTCATGAAACTGAGCAGGGCAGAAAAGCATTAAAAGCGTACAAAAAGACCAAAAAATTTGATGCCATCTCTCCTGATGTTAAGGAGAGCATAAAGTGGGCCGGCGAAAGGATGGCGCTGCTTAATGAGTTTATGGCTTATTAA
- a CDS encoding EAL domain-containing protein translates to MKLKSRLVLGNMLMVILTMGCLSVSQFFISSYFAGEMLEKTSDSMSERFVAHAREKAEQSINYLSEALLNPMYFYDVETIHQILEPALKDSSTLEIKVFDNKGVVIHTGSELTNDYGMALKMPSLEKTVLTDRKVYVENEMDVLSIAQPLILNTELLGGVMMKYSLKAIQEDIQNNKSIITDINQLSRQYSTLLLAVITILMCLISLALSVLMANTLIAPITRLVRHSKRISKGQYLTPNNIHRNDELGQLANSFNEMDSNLKQRTDAIEFLAYHDPLTKLPNRTQFIEFLDKKLTSEKDSRFAIFFIDLDEFKRVNDNLGHQAGDELLCKAAERIRDSLGKTSSAEKFRCDSLLARVGGDEFLLYLSDVNEAAMAYKFASAILNELDLPIFLDAPGESVVVGASIGIAFSTGSDKSSEELVRNADIAMYAAKAGGKRDYSLFNCEMEELVTNRGEIERDLRLALSDFSQFELVYQPKIDLKSGQITGAEALLRWQHPDKGYISPVEFIPVAEATGIINPLGEWVIEQTCRDIQKWSDLFDISDFHVALNLSAKQLYARKVTDLVRLNLRNFSLPSSCLHVEVTETALMLDKQSAKKTLDSLRSLGIEVWLDDFGTGYSSLGYLREFNIDGLKIDRSFVSDIEDDKKDRALCSAMISLAHQLGIQVVAEGIETTKQSDFLTKVDCDYGQGYLFDKPMSADALAQKLRSQTTPDNVVYIS, encoded by the coding sequence ATGAAATTAAAGAGCAGACTGGTACTTGGGAATATGCTTATGGTCATTTTGACTATGGGCTGCCTGTCTGTTTCTCAGTTTTTTATTTCATCTTACTTTGCCGGTGAAATGCTGGAAAAAACTTCCGATAGCATGTCGGAAAGGTTTGTCGCTCATGCACGGGAAAAAGCAGAGCAGTCGATAAACTACTTATCGGAAGCTCTTCTTAACCCTATGTACTTTTATGATGTTGAGACGATTCATCAAATACTGGAACCTGCGCTAAAAGACAGCTCCACACTGGAAATTAAAGTATTTGATAACAAAGGTGTTGTGATTCATACGGGAAGCGAACTGACGAATGACTACGGTATGGCACTTAAGATGCCTTCGCTGGAGAAAACCGTATTAACAGACAGGAAAGTGTACGTTGAAAATGAAATGGATGTACTTTCAATTGCGCAGCCTCTCATCTTAAATACCGAGCTGCTTGGCGGTGTGATGATGAAGTATTCGCTCAAGGCCATTCAGGAAGATATTCAGAACAACAAAAGTATTATCACAGACATCAATCAGTTAAGCCGCCAGTATAGTACGCTTCTGCTCGCTGTTATCACCATTTTAATGTGTCTGATAAGTCTGGCTTTGTCTGTATTAATGGCAAATACGCTAATCGCCCCGATAACCCGCTTAGTTCGCCACTCTAAGCGCATAAGTAAAGGTCAGTACTTAACACCAAACAACATTCATCGAAATGATGAATTGGGTCAGTTAGCAAATTCATTCAATGAAATGGACTCAAACCTGAAACAGCGAACTGACGCCATCGAATTTCTTGCATACCATGATCCGCTAACTAAGTTGCCTAACCGGACACAGTTTATCGAGTTCTTAGATAAAAAGCTGACATCAGAAAAAGATTCCCGGTTTGCTATATTTTTTATCGACTTAGATGAGTTTAAGCGCGTCAATGATAATTTAGGTCACCAGGCGGGAGACGAACTTCTTTGCAAAGCAGCAGAACGAATCAGGGATAGCCTGGGTAAAACAAGCAGTGCTGAAAAGTTCCGGTGTGACAGTTTATTAGCCAGAGTTGGCGGGGATGAGTTTCTGCTTTATTTATCAGATGTTAATGAAGCAGCCATGGCTTACAAGTTTGCATCCGCCATATTAAATGAGCTTGATTTGCCGATATTTTTAGATGCGCCCGGAGAGTCGGTGGTGGTTGGTGCAAGTATTGGCATTGCCTTTTCCACCGGCTCTGACAAATCTTCAGAAGAGCTGGTAAGAAATGCAGATATTGCTATGTATGCAGCGAAAGCCGGCGGAAAAAGAGACTACAGCCTTTTCAACTGCGAGATGGAAGAGCTGGTTACTAACCGGGGTGAAATTGAGCGGGATCTGCGCTTAGCCTTATCTGATTTTAGTCAGTTTGAGCTGGTCTACCAGCCAAAAATCGATCTGAAATCCGGTCAGATAACGGGAGCAGAAGCACTGCTACGTTGGCAACATCCGGACAAAGGTTACATTTCTCCCGTTGAATTTATTCCCGTTGCTGAAGCAACAGGTATTATCAATCCTCTTGGTGAATGGGTTATCGAGCAGACATGCCGCGACATACAAAAGTGGAGTGATTTATTCGACATTTCTGACTTCCATGTTGCGCTGAATCTGTCGGCCAAACAGCTGTATGCCCGCAAAGTTACCGATCTTGTGCGGTTGAACCTGAGAAACTTCAGCTTGCCATCGTCATGTCTGCATGTTGAAGTGACAGAAACCGCTCTGATGCTTGATAAGCAAAGCGCCAAGAAAACGCTGGACAGTCTTCGCTCCCTTGGCATTGAGGTGTGGCTTGATGACTTTGGAACGGGATATTCTTCACTGGGTTACTTACGCGAATTTAATATTGATGGCCTGAAAATTGACCGTAGCTTTGTTTCCGATATAGAAGATGATAAAAAGGACAGAGCGCTCTGTTCGGCAATGATTTCACTGGCTCACCAGCTGGGAATTCAGGTTGTGGCAGAAGGGATCGAAACAACTAAACAGTCTGACTTTTTAACGAAAGTAGATTGTGATTATGGTCAGGGCTATTTGTTTGATAAACCCATGTCGGCCGACGCGTTAGCGCAAAAATTACGCAGCCAGACAACGCCTGATAATGTTGTCTACATTTCATAG
- a CDS encoding TetR/AcrR family transcriptional regulator: protein MLKEQIAASLEVAFSKHGFAEPSVARLKDACNVSLRTLYKHYPSKAAMVIGALEHRHQRYLSFLLTGSPEPGIDSVLHIFKQLEFWMKEYAPHGCLSVNAIAAFPDSPEVTMAVKQHKEEVRQLLGRQSQREELSDALFLLHEGVSSAWPVMGQKAVISAQEAIQQIMRINR, encoded by the coding sequence ATGCTAAAAGAACAAATTGCCGCCAGCCTTGAAGTGGCCTTCAGCAAACATGGCTTTGCCGAACCCAGCGTTGCCAGGCTCAAAGATGCCTGTAACGTGAGTCTGCGAACCCTGTACAAACACTACCCTTCTAAAGCTGCCATGGTGATTGGAGCCCTTGAGCACCGTCATCAGAGATACCTCTCATTCTTGCTTACCGGTTCACCTGAGCCCGGTATCGATTCGGTTTTGCACATATTTAAGCAACTGGAGTTCTGGATGAAGGAATATGCGCCGCATGGCTGTCTATCCGTTAATGCCATTGCCGCCTTTCCCGATAGTCCGGAAGTCACCATGGCGGTCAAACAGCACAAAGAGGAAGTCCGTCAGTTGCTTGGCCGCCAAAGCCAGAGAGAAGAGTTATCCGACGCCCTGTTTTTATTACATGAAGGCGTATCCAGCGCCTGGCCGGTGATGGGTCAGAAGGCCGTTATTTCAGCTCAGGAAGCGATACAACAAATTATGAGGATCAACCGATAA
- a CDS encoding 5'-nucleotidase C-terminal domain-containing protein — MNMPQKKLICLAVVAGLVGCQYGESTSTAPEATYSPVAQEGKTLITSADVITKGKETTQDTVTVTLGATSDLHGRLFGYDYAMDREDNDAGVTRVATLLKEVRAENPNIIMIDIGDTVQGNSAQLFNDQPTHPVVSALNSLDYDVWVPGNHEFNFERSFIDRNLAAFDGSVVSSNIKWESNDLNYIRAFQMFNVEGVKVAVVGLTPSNVPNWEASAPNHFAGLKFENELSATQEAVDKLVAEYQPDVIVGALHIERENPAGAGVYQIASAMADKFDVIFAGHEHATYIENIAKDSYTSAGFKGTDISAEGKSRAEDKGLAGVYDESNRNTKVKIIEPGKWGAALAKAEIKLKKNNGKWEMVDTTLANLSTKKVKEDVALQDEFRYVDTQSKEDARTPLGTVTSNFTPTATGFADAVTGEAFNPNTGRLYSTIHMAKVADTPLIDFINQIQISKTGAEVSAASLFSDQSNLVDGEQYTKGKSTNLYKYDNTLLGVNMKGAKLKEFMEWSYSYFNGYTDGDLTVSFRKGAKAYNYDQFDGAIQYKVDLAKPAGERIIIESISGNPFDSEATYKVAVNNYRYGTHLKRKGWATDADIYYESTNEPVYAIRDMLTDYVAANKGINVDNFDDNKNWSFVQDAAFKTARTDGGKGQALWNKLQNKEVCVQIDWKNAKYPGIAVSLNPNNPGSYYANSTKDDAGCTVKPQ, encoded by the coding sequence ATGAATATGCCCCAAAAAAAATTAATCTGCCTTGCAGTGGTTGCTGGCCTGGTTGGCTGTCAGTACGGTGAAAGTACTTCAACAGCACCAGAAGCAACGTATTCTCCGGTTGCGCAGGAAGGAAAAACCCTAATCACATCTGCAGACGTGATTACAAAAGGTAAAGAAACTACGCAAGATACGGTAACTGTCACTCTGGGCGCGACGTCAGATTTACACGGACGCCTGTTTGGTTACGACTATGCAATGGACCGAGAAGATAACGACGCAGGTGTTACCCGTGTTGCAACACTTCTGAAAGAAGTCCGTGCAGAAAACCCGAATATTATCATGATCGATATCGGTGATACGGTTCAGGGTAACTCAGCTCAGCTGTTTAATGACCAGCCAACTCACCCGGTTGTTTCTGCTCTTAACTCTCTTGACTATGACGTATGGGTTCCGGGTAACCACGAATTCAACTTTGAGCGTAGCTTTATTGACCGTAACCTTGCTGCATTTGATGGCTCAGTGGTATCGAGCAACATTAAGTGGGAAAGCAACGATCTGAACTACATCCGCGCGTTCCAGATGTTTAATGTTGAAGGCGTTAAAGTAGCCGTAGTTGGCCTGACTCCTTCCAACGTACCAAACTGGGAAGCATCGGCTCCAAACCACTTTGCTGGTCTGAAGTTTGAAAACGAGCTGAGCGCAACTCAGGAAGCGGTGGACAAACTGGTTGCAGAGTATCAGCCGGACGTGATTGTTGGTGCACTGCATATCGAGCGTGAGAACCCGGCTGGCGCTGGCGTGTATCAAATCGCTTCTGCAATGGCGGATAAATTCGACGTTATCTTTGCAGGTCACGAACACGCAACTTATATCGAAAATATCGCGAAGGACTCTTACACAAGTGCCGGCTTTAAAGGCACAGATATCTCTGCTGAAGGCAAAAGCCGCGCAGAAGATAAAGGCCTTGCAGGTGTCTACGATGAAAGTAACCGAAACACTAAGGTTAAGATCATCGAACCTGGTAAATGGGGTGCTGCACTTGCAAAAGCGGAAATTAAGCTGAAGAAAAACAATGGCAAGTGGGAAATGGTTGATACCACCCTTGCTAACCTGAGCACTAAGAAAGTAAAAGAAGACGTCGCTCTTCAGGACGAGTTCCGTTATGTGGATACTCAGTCTAAAGAAGATGCGCGTACTCCGCTTGGTACAGTAACCAGCAACTTTACCCCAACGGCAACAGGTTTTGCTGATGCGGTAACCGGTGAAGCATTTAACCCTAACACCGGCCGTCTGTACTCAACCATTCATATGGCAAAAGTGGCAGATACTCCGCTAATCGACTTTATTAACCAGATCCAGATCAGTAAGACTGGCGCAGAAGTTTCTGCCGCTTCTCTGTTCTCTGATCAAAGTAACCTGGTTGACGGCGAGCAGTACACTAAGGGTAAATCAACTAACCTGTACAAATACGATAACACCCTTCTTGGTGTGAACATGAAAGGCGCAAAACTGAAAGAGTTCATGGAGTGGTCTTACAGCTACTTTAATGGATACACTGACGGTGACCTGACAGTTTCATTCCGTAAAGGCGCAAAAGCGTATAACTACGATCAGTTTGATGGTGCGATTCAGTATAAAGTTGACCTGGCTAAACCAGCGGGTGAGCGAATTATTATTGAATCTATCTCGGGCAACCCGTTTGATTCTGAAGCAACTTATAAAGTAGCAGTAAACAACTACCGTTACGGTACCCACCTGAAGCGTAAAGGCTGGGCAACGGATGCGGATATTTACTATGAGTCAACGAACGAGCCGGTATACGCAATCCGTGACATGCTGACTGACTATGTTGCAGCGAACAAAGGTATCAACGTAGATAACTTTGACGACAACAAAAACTGGTCATTTGTTCAGGACGCTGCGTTTAAAACAGCACGTACTGACGGCGGTAAAGGTCAGGCTCTGTGGAATAAACTTCAGAATAAAGAAGTTTGTGTACAGATTGACTGGAAAAACGCTAAGTACCCTGGCATCGCGGTTTCTCTGAACCCGAATAACCCGGGCAGTTACTACGCAAACAGCACTAAAGATGATGCAGGTTGTACTGTAAAACCTCAGTAA
- a CDS encoding YibE/F family protein, translated as MLRKYNFPVLIALISTAIFYFSPGLSESVRPKSPLVQEFVEARVTKMESQQIAPDPRVPSIMTGRQIFFAQILEGDEKGKEVRITNPLSRQHNVYVQEGDHFIMMVRQQDGGTVYWAYNHKRSTAIYGMLAVFMIMLLGFGKKEGFNSIVSLYFTAALIIGVLVPAIFAGWNPMLLTIVLMGIKIVVNYILVCGYNIKSLCAMIGTLLGVIAAGTFSQVFGELSYLSGIYLDKGEDVIYLASQPIQIRWLMFTAIMVSALGAVMDVAISISSSYHELRQTDPSLTPAQLRRASMNIGRDIMGTMTNTLILAIAGGSLTTMMMVWGFNMPVTQFINTPLVAMGLVHALAGSIGIVLTIPITAWVSSALFPSGEAEKQKA; from the coding sequence ATGCTCAGAAAATACAATTTCCCCGTTCTTATTGCGCTGATTTCCACCGCGATCTTTTATTTTTCTCCAGGCCTGAGCGAAAGTGTCCGCCCGAAATCGCCTTTAGTTCAGGAGTTTGTGGAAGCCAGAGTGACCAAAATGGAATCTCAGCAGATCGCTCCGGATCCTCGCGTGCCATCCATAATGACGGGACGACAGATATTTTTTGCGCAAATCCTGGAAGGGGATGAAAAAGGCAAAGAGGTCCGGATCACCAATCCGCTTAGCCGCCAGCACAATGTGTATGTTCAGGAAGGCGACCACTTTATTATGATGGTGCGTCAGCAAGACGGCGGGACAGTGTACTGGGCGTACAACCATAAACGTTCCACGGCCATTTACGGTATGCTGGCTGTCTTTATGATTATGCTTCTTGGTTTTGGTAAAAAAGAAGGGTTTAACTCCATTGTTTCCCTCTACTTTACAGCAGCTCTGATCATTGGTGTTTTGGTTCCAGCCATCTTTGCCGGATGGAATCCAATGCTGCTGACCATTGTCCTGATGGGCATAAAAATCGTCGTCAACTACATTCTGGTTTGTGGCTACAACATAAAAAGCCTGTGTGCCATGATAGGTACCCTTTTAGGCGTGATTGCGGCAGGCACATTTTCACAGGTGTTTGGCGAGCTCTCTTACCTCTCCGGCATCTATCTGGATAAAGGCGAAGATGTTATTTATCTTGCCTCTCAGCCAATTCAAATCCGCTGGCTGATGTTTACCGCTATTATGGTTTCTGCCCTTGGCGCGGTTATGGATGTGGCTATCTCCATCTCTTCTTCTTACCACGAGCTTCGCCAGACCGATCCCAGCCTGACTCCGGCGCAGCTTCGCAGAGCCAGCATGAATATTGGCCGGGATATCATGGGGACCATGACCAATACCCTGATACTGGCAATCGCAGGTGGCTCTTTAACCACCATGATGATGGTATGGGGCTTTAATATGCCGGTGACTCAGTTTATCAATACACCGTTAGTTGCCATGGGGCTGGTTCATGCACTGGCAGGCAGTATTGGCATTGTGCTGACCATTCCTATTACGGCATGGGTCTCTTCTGCTCTGTTTCCGTCAGGTGAGGCCGAAAAACAGAAGGCATAA
- a CDS encoding ABC transporter substrate-binding protein has translation MSKVSLFKFLLPVVFIFLTGCEKESSSYTVGLVTNNPNGLNNVQGFKDGLAELGYKEGDNLTILSADKPLRGEALSAQLSKFVDSKVDLIFTAGTPTGVAAYKATADTDIPVIFGVIADPIKAGVMRNLTAPGGNLSGVRISNNQALRMDLMKQLVPDAKTFQVMFNPNDAAPMSAIAQLKESAEQLGVTLTLSECPDNSAIDQVLAHIPQKTDVLFLLPDSVVNRRIKDIVKVSIDQKIPLSGPTNLQVEKGALMAYGIVHYEAGHQAARMAHQVLSGVKTAQLPVETAESYLGINLETAQAIGLQVPDSLLHQAKVIIRPKAQ, from the coding sequence ATGTCTAAAGTAAGTCTGTTCAAATTTTTATTGCCGGTTGTTTTTATATTTCTTACAGGATGCGAGAAGGAAAGCAGTAGCTACACTGTGGGGCTTGTGACCAATAATCCCAATGGATTAAACAATGTTCAGGGGTTTAAAGATGGACTGGCAGAGTTAGGTTATAAAGAAGGGGATAACCTGACGATTCTTTCCGCCGACAAGCCTCTGAGGGGAGAGGCGTTATCAGCGCAACTGAGTAAGTTTGTGGATTCCAAAGTCGATCTGATTTTTACCGCAGGCACCCCGACCGGTGTCGCGGCGTATAAAGCAACAGCAGATACCGATATTCCGGTGATATTTGGTGTGATTGCCGATCCTATCAAAGCCGGGGTAATGAGAAACCTTACCGCTCCCGGCGGCAACCTTAGTGGCGTTCGTATCAGTAATAATCAGGCATTGCGAATGGATCTTATGAAGCAGCTGGTTCCGGATGCCAAAACTTTTCAGGTGATGTTTAATCCCAATGATGCCGCGCCCATGAGCGCCATTGCTCAGCTTAAAGAGAGTGCTGAGCAGTTGGGGGTGACTCTTACCTTGTCTGAATGCCCGGATAACAGCGCGATTGATCAGGTACTGGCGCATATACCGCAAAAAACCGATGTGCTGTTCCTTCTGCCGGATAGTGTGGTAAACAGGCGGATAAAAGACATAGTTAAGGTCTCTATCGATCAAAAAATTCCGCTTTCAGGGCCAACCAATCTGCAGGTAGAAAAAGGGGCGTTGATGGCCTACGGCATCGTTCACTATGAAGCCGGACATCAGGCCGCCAGAATGGCGCATCAGGTACTAAGCGGAGTGAAAACGGCTCAGCTACCGGTGGAAACCGCAGAGTCCTATCTGGGAATTAACCTTGAGACGGCACAGGCTATCGGGCTGCAGGTTCCGGATAGTTTGCTGCATCAGGCCAAGGTGATTATCCGTCCGAAAGCGCAATAA
- a CDS encoding alcohol dehydrogenase family protein, with protein MMHTIPKTMKAVQLTGHGGPEMLQYTEGARVPTPASNEVLIRVGAAGVNNTDINTRIAWYSKSEGESADASWSGNALEFPRIQGADVCGTIVAVGENVNAERIGQRVIIEPCITESNGQPLDLAWYFGSECDGGFAEYTLVSARHAYAVNSPMSDVELASFPCSYSTAENMLTRANVTAEDKVLISGASGGVGSAAIQLAKARGASVIAIANPAKSPQLSDLGAEQVLARDTDLVTALGENSVDVVIDLVAGSQWPHFLNVLKPRGRYAVSGAIGGAMVELDVRTLYLKDLSFFGCTVLEPEVFPNLVQLIEKQKIKPLVAKTFPLHEINVAQEAFQQKQHVGKIVLEIEQHKKA; from the coding sequence ATAATGCACACCATTCCAAAAACAATGAAAGCGGTACAGCTCACCGGCCACGGTGGCCCGGAAATGCTGCAGTACACTGAAGGAGCAAGGGTTCCCACCCCGGCTTCAAACGAAGTGCTAATCCGCGTTGGTGCTGCCGGAGTCAACAACACCGATATCAACACCCGGATTGCCTGGTACTCAAAAAGTGAAGGCGAAAGCGCCGATGCCAGCTGGTCTGGTAATGCATTAGAATTTCCCCGCATACAGGGGGCCGATGTCTGCGGCACTATTGTTGCGGTCGGCGAGAATGTGAATGCTGAGCGTATTGGCCAGCGGGTGATTATTGAGCCGTGTATTACCGAGTCCAACGGACAGCCACTGGACCTTGCATGGTATTTCGGCTCTGAATGCGATGGAGGATTCGCGGAATATACTCTGGTTTCAGCCAGGCATGCCTATGCGGTGAACAGCCCAATGTCCGATGTGGAACTGGCATCCTTCCCCTGCTCTTACTCAACAGCGGAAAATATGCTGACCAGAGCAAACGTGACTGCAGAAGATAAGGTACTGATTTCCGGTGCTTCCGGCGGTGTTGGCTCGGCTGCAATCCAACTGGCTAAAGCGCGTGGTGCCAGTGTCATCGCAATCGCTAATCCGGCGAAAAGCCCGCAATTAAGCGACTTAGGTGCAGAGCAGGTGTTAGCAAGAGATACCGACCTTGTCACCGCTCTTGGCGAAAATAGTGTCGATGTGGTTATCGATCTTGTGGCCGGAAGCCAGTGGCCACATTTTCTAAATGTATTAAAGCCCAGGGGACGATATGCGGTGTCCGGCGCCATTGGCGGTGCCATGGTTGAACTGGATGTCAGAACCTTGTATCTGAAAGATCTCAGCTTTTTCGGCTGTACCGTACTTGAACCTGAAGTTTTTCCTAATCTTGTGCAGTTAATAGAGAAACAGAAGATTAAGCCTCTGGTTGCAAAAACATTTCCTCTACACGAGATAAATGTCGCGCAAGAGGCATTTCAGCAAAAACAGCATGTGGGAAAAATTGTTTTGGAAATAGAGCAGCATAAAAAAGCGTAA